From Paenibacillus graminis, a single genomic window includes:
- a CDS encoding Gfo/Idh/MocA family protein — MCYFKWRCLNIIYWRYNAVTLRIGVLSLWHVHAWDYIKQVQEHEDTVIAAVWDEDPVRGQAAADQLNVPFFASLADLLAEEDIDGVIVDAPTSQHTEVLTAAAQAGKHIFTEKVIAATLKEANAVLSEVSKQQLTLTVSLPRLNDGYTLAIQEVLHQGLLGTITYVRVRLSHDGAVAGWLPAHFYNLEECRGGALIDLGCHPMYLTRLFLGEPVTGVSASFGYVTGKEVEDNAVAALSTDSGAIGVVEAGFVNSHSPFAIEVHGTEGTLLFGTPEQKLLIRTKAAGDAYQDWTEWPLPAPNKSAFQQWVAHIQANTFAEENVQIALELTRLMEAANLAAREGRTILLKALTD; from the coding sequence ATGTGCTATTTTAAATGGAGATGTCTGAATATTATATATTGGAGGTATAACGCTGTGACGCTTAGAATCGGTGTATTAAGCTTATGGCATGTGCACGCCTGGGATTATATCAAGCAGGTCCAGGAACATGAGGATACTGTGATCGCTGCCGTGTGGGATGAAGATCCCGTGCGGGGGCAGGCCGCCGCCGACCAGTTGAACGTTCCTTTTTTTGCTTCACTGGCCGATCTGCTTGCGGAGGAGGATATAGACGGCGTTATTGTGGATGCGCCGACCTCCCAGCATACGGAGGTACTGACCGCTGCGGCGCAAGCCGGAAAACACATTTTTACCGAAAAAGTGATTGCCGCCACGCTGAAAGAAGCCAACGCCGTTCTCTCTGAGGTTTCCAAGCAGCAGTTAACCTTGACCGTGTCCTTGCCTCGTCTGAATGACGGATATACCTTGGCGATTCAAGAGGTTCTTCATCAGGGCTTGCTCGGCACCATTACTTACGTCAGAGTGCGCTTGTCGCATGATGGAGCGGTTGCCGGTTGGCTGCCGGCCCATTTTTATAATCTGGAGGAGTGCCGGGGGGGAGCTTTGATTGATCTCGGATGCCATCCAATGTACCTTACCCGGCTCTTCCTGGGTGAACCCGTGACTGGGGTAAGCGCAAGCTTTGGTTATGTCACCGGCAAGGAAGTGGAAGATAATGCAGTGGCGGCCCTTTCCACGGATTCCGGAGCGATCGGTGTCGTCGAAGCAGGGTTCGTCAACAGCCATTCACCCTTTGCCATTGAAGTGCACGGTACCGAAGGGACACTGCTGTTCGGGACACCTGAGCAAAAGCTGTTAATTCGCACGAAGGCGGCAGGAGACGCCTATCAGGACTGGACCGAATGGCCTCTGCCGGCTCCCAATAAGAGCGCTTTCCAGCAATGGGTGGCTCATATCCAAGCGAATACTTTTGCCGAGGAAAATGTTCAGATCGCCTTAGAATTGACAAGGCTGATGGAAGCGGCGAACCTTGCGGCCAGGGAAGGCCGTACGATCCTTTTGAAAGCGCTGACCGATTAG
- a CDS encoding phosphodiester glycosidase family protein: protein MNSSSLPQRSTVRKKKPVRKRKKKSFFRTLFRVFLFGLFLLLAAGGWLYFAPSAQNTRYLIADTLITTQHRYLAKYIIGEDELKERVTEYNQRFEHMGDEKDTHVIKEPAAEEQNKPLVEVEKVSGSGYTGYVMTVNDPTKVRLGVPNKIGSGEKVTSMVARTGAIAGVNGGGFADPNWKGNGFKPIGLVISQGKLFYNGLGGKKSTQIVGLDKQGKMIAGNYTLDELSKMGVQEAVSFQPRIIVNGKGLIKNAAEGWGIAPRTAMGQRADGALLFVVIDGRQPGYSIGANLYDVQQIMLKHGAVIAANLDGGSSTVLVKDNEIVNKPSSQYGERYLPTAFLVFEHPEQAKIRNIWEGLDPSKIDAGKKRSQ from the coding sequence GTGAATTCTTCATCATTACCACAACGCTCCACGGTCCGCAAGAAGAAACCCGTACGTAAACGCAAGAAAAAAAGCTTTTTCCGCACACTCTTCAGAGTCTTTTTATTCGGCCTATTTCTGCTCTTGGCCGCCGGAGGCTGGCTGTATTTTGCCCCATCTGCGCAGAACACCCGTTATCTGATAGCAGATACGTTAATAACCACACAACACCGCTATTTGGCGAAATATATCATTGGCGAAGATGAACTGAAAGAACGTGTTACGGAATACAATCAGCGGTTTGAGCATATGGGAGACGAGAAGGATACCCACGTGATAAAAGAACCTGCGGCTGAAGAACAAAATAAACCGCTGGTTGAGGTAGAAAAGGTGTCAGGCAGCGGCTACACCGGATATGTGATGACGGTTAATGATCCCACCAAAGTCCGCCTGGGTGTACCGAACAAGATCGGCTCAGGCGAAAAGGTGACCAGCATGGTTGCCCGCACAGGCGCAATTGCCGGCGTCAATGGCGGAGGGTTCGCCGATCCTAACTGGAAGGGCAACGGCTTCAAGCCGATTGGTCTGGTCATTTCGCAAGGCAAGCTGTTCTATAACGGTCTCGGCGGCAAAAAATCTACACAAATCGTCGGCTTGGACAAGCAGGGTAAAATGATCGCCGGTAACTATACGCTGGACGAGCTAAGCAAGATGGGTGTACAGGAGGCCGTGTCTTTTCAGCCCCGGATCATTGTCAATGGCAAAGGGCTGATCAAAAATGCCGCGGAAGGCTGGGGGATTGCTCCAAGAACCGCGATGGGTCAACGTGCCGATGGTGCGCTGCTGTTCGTGGTCATTGACGGCAGACAGCCCGGGTACAGCATTGGCGCAAACCTCTATGATGTGCAGCAGATTATGCTGAAGCACGGAGCCGTTATCGCTGCTAACCTCGACGGCGGTTCATCAACGGTCCTGGTGAAGGACAATGAGATTGTCAACAAACCATCCTCGCAATATGGCGAGCGCTATTTGCCCACCGCCTTCCTGGTGTTCGAGCATCCGGAACAGGCAAAGATCAGAAACATTTGGGAAGGGCTCGACCCATCGAAGATCGATGCAGGTAAAAAACGCAGCCAGTAG
- a CDS encoding DUF1700 domain-containing protein has translation MDISMNEYLIKIEKYLKSMSDSERIDIVKEIKSVMLELQNNGVSSEQIIERLGNPKELAKAYLGEAISKNSKFSWRKFGAIFAFCSSFAGISGILLLPFISTLSIALMIGGVITMLGGIVKFIGYLMGYDIAGITMEMGAFTPSPLQFLPISIVIGVLMFWLGKVLWNLTIKYIHVISQKKKTV, from the coding sequence ATGGATATAAGTATGAATGAGTATCTTATAAAAATTGAAAAGTATTTGAAATCCATGTCCGATTCCGAGCGTATTGACATTGTAAAAGAAATCAAAAGTGTAATGCTTGAATTGCAAAATAATGGTGTATCTTCTGAGCAAATCATCGAACGGTTAGGAAACCCAAAAGAATTAGCGAAAGCATACTTAGGTGAAGCCATTTCAAAGAACAGTAAATTTAGTTGGCGTAAATTCGGCGCAATATTTGCATTTTGTAGCAGCTTTGCTGGCATCAGCGGTATATTACTTTTACCGTTCATCAGTACTCTGTCCATTGCTTTAATGATTGGTGGAGTTATTACGATGCTAGGCGGGATTGTTAAATTTATCGGGTATCTTATGGGATATGATATTGCCGGAATAACAATGGAAATGGGAGCATTTACACCAAGCCCATTGCAGTTCTTGCCCATTTCTATTGTGATTGGTGTGTTGATGTTTTGGCTCGGGAAAGTCTTATGGAATCTTACTATTAAATATATACACGTAATTAGTCAGAAAAAGAAAACAGTATAA
- a CDS encoding LysR family transcriptional regulator: MTLQQLRYAIEIANSGSMNEAAKRLFVSQPSLSNAIKELENELGITIFERNNRGISISAEGVEFLGYARQIIEQTEFMENRYTGKKRSPIYFSVSTQHYPFVVDAFVMLMKENRVAEYNFSLRETQTYEIIEDVRTLRSDLGILYINEGNYKVMNKLFSDGNLKFTPLFNTNPHVYVRAGHSLAGKELITLKDILPYPYITFEQGENNSLHFSEEMLSFTQIEKNIQVTDRATLTHLLLGSDSYTVGTGIMDAELNGDGLVTIPFDSPEVFTVGWIAHKDRKPGVMMSAYIDILNDLVTRNNFDLKTFLL; encoded by the coding sequence TTGACATTGCAGCAGCTCCGCTATGCCATAGAGATTGCGAACAGCGGCTCGATGAATGAAGCGGCCAAAAGGCTTTTTGTCTCCCAGCCAAGCCTCTCCAATGCCATTAAGGAGCTGGAGAATGAGCTGGGGATTACGATTTTTGAACGCAACAACCGGGGTATCAGCATTTCTGCCGAAGGGGTGGAATTTCTGGGTTATGCCCGGCAGATTATCGAACAGACTGAATTTATGGAGAACCGGTACACCGGGAAGAAGCGCAGCCCGATCTATTTTTCCGTGTCTACCCAGCATTATCCTTTTGTCGTGGATGCTTTTGTCATGCTCATGAAAGAGAACAGGGTGGCGGAATACAACTTCAGTCTGAGAGAGACACAGACCTATGAGATTATTGAGGATGTCCGAACGCTCCGCAGCGATCTGGGGATTCTCTACATCAATGAGGGCAATTATAAGGTGATGAACAAGCTGTTCAGCGACGGGAACCTGAAATTCACTCCGCTCTTCAACACCAATCCGCATGTGTATGTGCGGGCAGGCCATAGTCTTGCCGGCAAGGAACTGATTACACTGAAGGATATCCTCCCGTACCCGTACATTACCTTTGAACAAGGCGAGAATAACTCCCTGCATTTCTCTGAGGAGATGCTCAGCTTCACTCAAATTGAGAAAAATATCCAGGTCACAGACCGGGCCACGCTGACCCATCTGCTGCTGGGGAGTGACTCCTATACGGTAGGTACGGGAATTATGGATGCTGAGCTGAACGGCGACGGGCTGGTGACGATTCCTTTTGACAGTCCTGAGGTCTTCACTGTCGGTTGGATCGCCCATAAGGACCGCAAGCCCGGCGTGATGATGTCGGCCTATATCGATATTTTGAACGACCTGGTTACCAGAAATAATTTTGACCTTAAAACTTTTCTACTCTAA
- a CDS encoding PadR family transcriptional regulator gives MSVEDWKSQIKRGTLDFCILLLIKQRSYYGYEIISKLEQYPIVAAKENTIYPLLRRLLKEEYISSSWQESTEGLPPRKYYTLTEKGNEYLNAMSLEWDNLLTAISEIKGELNNGYKYE, from the coding sequence ATGAGTGTGGAAGATTGGAAATCGCAAATTAAGCGGGGGACACTCGACTTTTGTATTCTATTGCTAATAAAGCAACGATCATATTATGGGTATGAAATCATAAGTAAGTTAGAGCAGTATCCTATTGTTGCTGCAAAAGAAAATACAATTTATCCTCTGCTTAGAAGATTATTGAAAGAAGAATATATTTCTTCATCTTGGCAAGAAAGCACAGAGGGCTTGCCACCGAGAAAATATTATACCCTTACAGAAAAAGGAAACGAATACTTAAACGCGATGTCGTTAGAGTGGGATAATTTATTAACAGCTATATCAGAAATCAAAGGAGAGTTAAATAATGGATATAAGTATGAATGA
- a CDS encoding Gfo/Idh/MocA family protein — MSATYRIGIIGCGGIANGKHLPSLSKLQNVELAAFCDIVEERAEEACQKYGSAEAKVYASYTELLKDDSLDIVHVLTPNISHAEISIAALEAGKHVMCEKPMAKTAAEAKAMLEAAKRTGKKLTIGYNNRFREDSLYLKQLCEAGELGSIYFAKAHAIRRRAVPTWGVFLDEEKQGGGPLIDIGTHALDLTLWMMDNYQPKVVLGTTHHELSKRENAANAWGPWDPKQFSVEDSAFGMIVMENGATIMLESSWALNSLDVDEAKCSLSGTEAGADMKQGLRINGEKLGRLYTNEIELSAGGVAFYEGRQESAPDTEMRQWIEAIDQDKEPVVTPEQAYVVSRILEALYESSRTGKAIYMNE; from the coding sequence ATGAGTGCAACGTATCGGATAGGCATTATTGGGTGTGGGGGTATCGCAAATGGCAAACATCTTCCCAGTCTAAGCAAGCTTCAAAATGTAGAGCTGGCTGCTTTTTGTGACATTGTTGAAGAACGGGCGGAAGAGGCCTGCCAGAAGTATGGAAGCGCAGAGGCGAAAGTGTATGCCTCATACACAGAGTTATTAAAAGATGATTCGCTTGATATTGTCCATGTGCTAACTCCCAACATCTCCCATGCGGAAATTTCAATCGCTGCCTTGGAGGCCGGTAAACATGTGATGTGTGAAAAGCCAATGGCCAAAACAGCCGCTGAAGCCAAAGCGATGCTCGAAGCCGCCAAACGGACCGGCAAAAAACTGACGATTGGCTATAATAACCGTTTCAGGGAGGACAGCTTATATTTAAAGCAGCTATGCGAAGCCGGGGAGCTTGGCTCCATTTATTTTGCCAAAGCCCATGCTATCCGCCGCAGAGCTGTACCGACCTGGGGCGTGTTTCTGGATGAAGAGAAACAGGGCGGCGGACCGTTGATTGATATCGGCACCCATGCGCTCGATTTGACCCTGTGGATGATGGACAACTATCAGCCTAAGGTGGTTCTGGGCACTACCCACCACGAGCTTTCGAAGCGAGAGAATGCAGCCAATGCATGGGGGCCGTGGGACCCGAAGCAATTTTCGGTAGAGGATTCGGCCTTCGGGATGATTGTCATGGAGAATGGTGCCACCATTATGCTGGAGTCCAGCTGGGCACTGAATTCGCTGGATGTCGATGAGGCCAAATGCAGTCTCAGCGGAACAGAAGCGGGAGCCGACATGAAGCAAGGACTGCGCATTAATGGTGAAAAGCTGGGCCGCTTGTATACGAACGAAATTGAGCTTAGTGCGGGCGGAGTAGCCTTTTACGAAGGCAGACAGGAAAGCGCGCCGGATACCGAAATGCGCCAATGGATCGAGGCAATTGACCAAGATAAAGAACCTGTGGTGACGCCTGAACAGGCTTACGTGGTATCCCGGATATTAGAAGCGCTCTATGAATCCTCCCGTACGGGTAAAGCTATTTATATGAATGAATAG
- a CDS encoding 5-methyltetrahydropteroyltriglutamate--homocysteine S-methyltransferase, producing MISPVHGSKRNTPPFRYDIVGSFLRTEALKTARSLHLQGEITDGQLHEIENTEIYKLLQQEKALGLKAVTDGEFRRSWWHLDFFLGITGTQKISLDQGRSAKEAVQRAESFRIVGNIAFGDHPMVGQFIELQQMAGDTLAKMTIPSPALFHFVENYNGNEIYPDRETLFRDIIQVYQDAIRAFYAAGCRYLQLDDTTWGTLCSGRHRAHLRSRGIDPDQLAQDYVRLINESIAGRPADMTIALHVCRGNFRSTWFAAGGYEPVAEVLFSQAEVDAFFLEYDNERSGDFAPLRFIRDQQVVLGLVTTKHGGLESKEQIIARIEEAAQIVPIDQLCLSAQCGFASTEEGNMLTEEEQWDKLRLIIETANEVWV from the coding sequence ATGATCAGTCCAGTTCACGGCTCCAAACGAAATACTCCGCCCTTTCGCTACGACATTGTCGGCAGCTTTCTCCGCACAGAAGCATTAAAAACCGCGCGCAGCCTGCATCTTCAGGGTGAAATTACAGACGGGCAGCTGCATGAAATCGAGAATACGGAGATTTACAAGCTGCTGCAACAGGAGAAGGCACTGGGTCTTAAGGCTGTCACAGACGGCGAGTTCCGGCGGTCCTGGTGGCATCTGGATTTTTTTCTCGGGATTACCGGTACGCAGAAGATCAGTCTGGATCAGGGCAGAAGCGCCAAAGAAGCAGTACAGCGGGCAGAAAGCTTTCGGATTGTCGGCAACATCGCTTTCGGCGATCATCCCATGGTTGGCCAGTTTATTGAGCTGCAACAGATGGCTGGAGATACACTCGCCAAAATGACCATTCCATCTCCGGCATTATTCCACTTCGTTGAGAATTACAACGGAAATGAAATTTACCCTGACCGCGAGACGTTGTTCCGCGATATTATCCAGGTCTACCAGGACGCCATCCGGGCCTTCTACGCGGCAGGCTGCCGTTATCTGCAGCTGGATGATACCACCTGGGGCACCCTGTGCAGCGGCAGACACCGGGCGCATCTGCGCAGCCGCGGCATCGATCCCGATCAGCTGGCACAGGATTATGTTCGATTAATCAACGAGAGTATCGCCGGACGGCCAGCGGATATGACCATTGCTCTGCATGTCTGCCGGGGCAATTTCCGCTCCACCTGGTTCGCCGCCGGGGGATATGAGCCTGTTGCGGAGGTCCTGTTCAGCCAAGCTGAAGTGGATGCCTTCTTCCTCGAATACGACAATGAACGTTCCGGTGATTTCGCTCCGCTGCGCTTCATCCGGGACCAGCAGGTGGTACTGGGCCTGGTGACTACGAAACACGGAGGTCTGGAGAGCAAGGAGCAGATCATCGCCCGAATAGAAGAAGCTGCCCAGATTGTACCGATCGACCAGCTGTGCCTCAGCGCCCAGTGCGGCTTCGCTTCCACTGAGGAAGGCAACATGCTGACAGAGGAGGAGCAGTGGGACAAGCTGCGGCTGATTATTGAGACGGCAAATGAAGTGTGGGTGTGA
- a CDS encoding PH domain-containing protein has translation MANLFGGLMGNYSEVTIPELMNQYGAYLMPQEEIRMGFKLIRDAFIITDDRLILIDHQGVTGKKTRVASIHLSSIYEVTMETGGTGFDDCEVTLHYITSPYHKSNNLQTAFYKFEFGKKFNVQPLYTALVSISNDNYKRLNS, from the coding sequence ATGGCTAACTTGTTTGGCGGTTTGATGGGTAATTATTCGGAGGTTACCATTCCCGAATTAATGAATCAATACGGCGCTTATCTGATGCCGCAGGAAGAAATCCGGATGGGCTTCAAGCTGATCCGCGACGCTTTTATTATTACGGATGACAGATTGATTCTGATTGACCACCAGGGTGTTACCGGGAAGAAGACCCGTGTAGCTTCGATCCACCTCAGCTCCATTTATGAGGTCACTATGGAGACGGGAGGCACCGGCTTTGATGATTGCGAAGTTACCCTTCACTATATAACCTCACCCTATCACAAATCCAACAATCTGCAGACCGCATTCTATAAATTTGAATTTGGCAAGAAATTCAACGTCCAGCCGTTGTATACCGCATTGGTCAGTATTTCCAATGACAATTACAAGCGCCTAAATTCCTAG
- a CDS encoding AraC family transcriptional regulator yields the protein MIREGAVWSRSSFEKMFEKQDMLERLDICIEWGHYEIRVLRFHLTSFPAGKVVDFHKHAEFEFHFIPRGRGKVILSGHQYPLSEGMLYLTGPGVIHYQEADAGEAMDELCLHVDITAKEREGVDPWEAAEAEETMVKLRTLPAVPAHDYHRAMHCFLEAYDACDEKLLGYYTSIKQLVISILLKTIRAYDSGDHRAEAPVRNMAAYRYEYAVQYMEANHKTPVTLDNVAEKLHISSRQLQRIFKQVQPERPFSRILEEIRLQAVCRALEENFSSIEQIAQDSGFTNANYLHAVFRKRMGMTPAAFRAMRQQSNSK from the coding sequence ATGATCCGGGAAGGTGCCGTATGGAGCCGGTCTTCATTTGAGAAAATGTTCGAGAAGCAGGATATGCTGGAACGTCTCGATATTTGCATTGAATGGGGGCATTACGAGATCAGGGTGCTCCGCTTCCACTTGACCTCTTTTCCGGCAGGCAAAGTTGTAGATTTCCACAAACATGCGGAGTTCGAATTCCATTTCATCCCGCGCGGGCGGGGTAAGGTTATTCTCAGCGGACACCAATACCCTCTTTCGGAAGGCATGCTCTATCTGACGGGACCTGGGGTCATCCACTATCAGGAAGCGGATGCAGGGGAGGCTATGGACGAACTGTGCCTGCATGTGGATATTACTGCCAAAGAAAGGGAAGGCGTTGACCCTTGGGAAGCCGCCGAAGCCGAGGAGACCATGGTCAAGCTGCGGACTCTGCCTGCGGTTCCGGCGCATGATTATCATCGGGCGATGCACTGCTTTTTGGAAGCCTACGATGCATGTGACGAGAAACTGCTCGGATATTACACTTCTATTAAACAACTGGTGATCAGTATCTTGTTAAAAACCATCAGGGCGTATGACAGCGGGGACCATCGGGCAGAAGCACCAGTGCGGAATATGGCAGCGTACAGATATGAATATGCGGTCCAGTATATGGAAGCCAATCATAAAACCCCTGTCACCTTGGACAATGTGGCGGAAAAGCTCCATATCAGCAGCAGACAGCTGCAGCGGATCTTCAAACAGGTTCAGCCGGAACGGCCATTTAGCCGGATTCTTGAGGAAATCCGCCTGCAGGCAGTATGCCGTGCCCTGGAAGAGAACTTCTCCTCCATTGAGCAGATCGCCCAAGATTCGGGATTTACCAATGCAAATTATCTGCATGCTGTGTTCCGCAAACGTATGGGCATGACGCCCGCAGCGTTTCGTGCGATGAGGCAGCAATCCAATTCAAAGTGA